One segment of Buteo buteo chromosome 6, bButBut1.hap1.1, whole genome shotgun sequence DNA contains the following:
- the ZNF839 gene encoding zinc finger protein 839 isoform X3, producing the protein MAAPEEGGTEAPPPPPPPAEDEPPGGAAAACGVPLSVAAGRAARPAAEAEEEGGGAGAVGPVGPPPPAEGPELLAVTEELAQSLAALEGGAAAAGTVLYLQADGSLVEGAGLSAEEQRRLLEQLLAAAEGPGPVTAEPPPPPPPPRHAATPLAPAELQRVIEQVSKAQEQQKPPAVAAAPPEPCPGPPPSRGEGRPPSRDAGPLPPQACGAAPPLASIMHNAAQQLQSVAQRVALQQGKSMAAARLLPQKQLEAICVQVQPGQMKETERPMPSLAPIQSKTITLSQSVGRNSSIPGLGIINPQIIRIQPVTGTEQQQQQLFLHSSSESPIQLLMQRPLPSHGSVSVNKIPTSKMLNGQKTTRATVSATRSPNTTMVAASSANTLIPCLEKKQKDDKLKKSLKVKTRSGRISRPPKYKAKDYKFIKMEDLADGHQSDSDDYSELSIEDDEEGKVKGKDALFSSSNYNLKPKTFKCQTCEKSYIGKGGLARHYKLNPGHGQLESSPQKIPLNKPNGSVFVDNACEIREEMISPAHLDSTAVTLNNENALATSLEETVGSKAGEQTSKSAESRQMLAEQQNETSSGHRGPITAKGPGRPRRPKRRGRPRMGGRSRCSGRLSRPGQSPSKSLSSVSAEHNVFRRKARLKELIQQCDNEDLMELALPRLTKLVTVYEFLLMKVAASLGITEILTGERKMQGVDSCSQCITKMVSEQVPVEILGQKRLAESSGEELLPSAKRTKLEDVMENVNNAYASQDEVKEKSGNLCTLFEKDGFNPLNGEILLSEDRHITCCAIGSTLPTAEEHNSLADSGVRNDAENSGTFSQTVKMRIEYSQPVNVQGPDMAGDASLLHTEVVLPVEADGSPQLVQAHFVSENTAGGLSAPELCSSVSENAVGSQSTNLPRSEENGHNQKYQKLQEENHNFAIKEHSEQLRNAGMTDEMQQLEKVFSTNTVPISYPHSVQTESHQNPVQEASLSAHVNHENSFKNPNEFSCGTEEQHVLENTVTVDETVAFEITDESHDFLSQGHEQIFIQTSDGLILPHPDTAVLSQAEGIVIVTDSNGTTMHIRTPEGIPLETVEALLAMEADGQSEDILLSQSELEP; encoded by the exons ATGGCGGCTCCTGAGGAGGGGGGCACCgaggcgccgccgcccccccctcctcccgctGAAGACGAGCCCCCCGgaggggcggccgccgcctgCGGGGTTCCCCTCAGCgtggcggcgggcagggccgcccGGCCAGCGGcggaggcggaggaggaggggggcggcgcgggcgcGGTAGGGCCCGtcggcccgccgccccccgcggaGGGCCCGGAGCTGCTGGCGGTGACGGAGGAGCTGGCGCAGAGCTTGGCCGCCCTGGaaggcggcgcggcggcggccggcacCGTCCTCTACCTGCAGGCGGACGGGAGCCTGGTGGAGGGCGCGGGGCTGAGCGCCGAGGAGCAGCGGcggctgctggagcagctgctggccgccgccgagggccCGGGGCCGGTGAcggcggagccgccgccgccccccccgccgcctcggCACGCCGCCACGCCGCTGGCCCCCGCGGAGCTCCAGCGGGTCATCGAGCAAGTGAGCAAggcccaggagcagcagaagcCGCCGGCGGTGGCAGCCGCCCCGCCGgagccctgcccggggccgccgccctCCCGCGGCGAGGGGCGTCCGCCGTCCCGGGACGCTGGCCCGTTGCCGCCGCAGGCctgcggggccgccccgccgctggCCAGCATCATGCACAACGCcgcccagcagctgcagagcgTGGCCCAGCGGGTCGCCCTGCAGCAGGGCAAGTCCATGGCGGCCGCCCGGCTCCTCCCGCAGAAG CAGCTGGAAGCCATTTGTGTCCAAGTTCAGCCAGGACAGATGAAGGAAACTGAAAGGCCAATGCCGTCATTGGCACCAATCCAGTCCAAAACTATAACGCTGAGTCAGTCGGTTGGTAGAAATTCTAGCATACCAGGACTTGGCATTATTAATCCCCAGATAATTAGGATACAGCCTGTTACAGgaactgagcagcagcagcagcagctattCCTGCATAGTTCTTCCGAGTCTCCAATTCAGTTGCTTATGCAGAGACCTTTACCATCTCATGGATCAGTGTCTGTGAACAAGATTCCCACATCTAAGATGCTAAATGGACAGAAAACTACACGTGCCACAGTATCTGCTACAAGGTCTCCAAATACTACCATGGTTGCAGCTAGTTCAGCAAATACTCTGATACCAtgccttgaaaaaaaacaaaaagatgacaagttaaaaaaatccttgaaagTGAAAACTCGTTCTGGACGGATTTCACGCCCCCCCAAATACAAAGCTAAAGAttataaattcattaaaatggAGGATTTGGCTGATGGTCATCAGTCTGATTCTGATGACTACTCTGAGCTAAGTATAGAAGATGATGAAGAAGGAAAGGTGAAGGGAAAGGATGCATTATTCAGTTCTTCAAATTATAATCTGAAACCCAAAACGTTTAAATGTCAGACTTGTGAAAAATCCTATATAGGAAAAGGAGGATTAGCAAGACATTATAAACTTAACCCAGGCCATGGACAGCTGGAGTCTTCACCtcaaaaaatacctttaaataaGCCTAATGGAAGTGTATTTGTGGACAATGCCTGTGAAATAAGAGAGGAAATGATAAGTCCAGCACATTTGGATTCAACTGCTGTCactttaaataatgaaaatgcacTAGCTACCAGTCTGGAAGAAACTGTTGGTTCGAAGGCTGGAGAACAG aCTTCTAAGtctgcagaaagcagacagATGTTGGCAgaacaacaaaatgaaaccagTTCAGGACACCGGGGACCCATAACGGCTAAAGGACCTGGAAGACCCAGACGACCAAAGAGACGTGGTCGACCAAGGATGGGTGGAAGATCTAGGTGTTCTGGAAGGCTTAGTAGACCTGGTCAGTCCCCTTCAAAGTCACTTAGTAGTGTGTCAGCAGAACACAAtgtattcagaagaaaagctagGTTAAAAGAG CTAATACAACAATGTGATAATGAAGACTTAATGGAGCTGGCTCTCCCACGTCTTACAAAGCTTGTTACAGTATATGAATTTCTGTTGATGAAG gttGCTGCATCACTAGGAATTACAGAAATACTCACTGGAGAACGAAAGATGCAAGGTGTAGACTCTTGTTCACAGTGTATAACTAAAATGGTTAGTGAGCAAGTACCTGTGGAGATACTGGGACAAAAACGGTTAGCTGAG AGCTCAGGGGAGGAACTGTTGCCATCAGCCAAAAGGACCAAGTTAGAAGACGTAATGGAGAATGTGAATAATGCTTATGCCAGTCAAgatgaagtgaaagaaaagagtGGGAATTTGTGTACACTGTTTGAAAAAGATG GTTTTAATCCATTAAATGGAGAAATCCTGCTTTCAGAAGATAGGCATATCACTTGCTGTGCAATTGGAAGTACATTACCGACAGCAGAGGAACATAATTCACTTGCTGATTCAGGAGTTAGGAATGATGCTGAAAATTCAGGTACCTTCTCCCAGACTGTGAAAATGAGGATAGAGTATTCCCAACCTGTGAACGTACAGGGACCAGACATGGCAGGTGACGCATCTCTGCTACATACTGAAGTTGTATTGCCTGTTGAAGCAGATGGCTCACCTCAGTTAGTTCAAGCACACTTTGTGAGTGAGAATACAGCAGGTGGACTGTCAGCTCCTGAACTCTGCAGCTCTGTGTCAGAGAATGCAGTGGGCAGTCAGAGCACTAACTTACcaagaagtgaagaaaatggTCACAATCAAAAATACCAGAAactgcaagaagaaaaccatAATTTTGCAATTAAAGAACATTCTGAACAACTTCGTAATGCTGGTATGACTGATGAGATGCAGCAActtgaaaaagtgttttcaacaAACACTGTGCCAATAAGCTATCCGCACAGTGTTCAGACTGAGTCACATCAGAACCCTGTCCAGGAAGCCTCCTTGTCTGCTCATGTGAACCATGAAAACTCTTTTAAAAACCCCAATGAATTTTCTTGTGGCACAGAGGAACAACATGTGCTGGAGAATACAGTTACTGTAGATGAAACTGTGGCCTTTGAGATTACTGATGAGAGCCATGATTTTTTGTCTCAGGGAcatgaacagatttttattcagACTTCAGATGGGCTTATCCTGCCTCATCCAGACACTGCTGTTTTGTCTCAGGCAGAAGGTATTGTTATTGTAACTGATTCCAATGGTACTACAATGCACATTCGCACACCTGAGGGGATACCTTTGGAAACTGTGGAAGCACTACTGGCAATGGAAGCAGATGGCCAAAGTGAAGATATTTTGCTCTCGCAAAGTGAATTGGAGCCATAA
- the ZNF839 gene encoding zinc finger protein 839 isoform X4, giving the protein MAAPEEGGTEAPPPPPPPAEDEPPGGAAAACGVPLSVAAGRAARPAAEAEEEGGGAGAVGPVGPPPPAEGPELLAVTEELAQSLAALEGGAAAAGTVLYLQADGSLVEGAGLSAEEQRRLLEQLLAAAEGPGPVTAEPPPPPPPPRHAATPLAPAELQRVIEQVSKAQEQQKPPAVAAAPPEPCPGPPPSRGEGRPPSRDAGPLPPQACGAAPPLASIMHNAAQQLQSVAQRVALQQGKSMAAARLLPQKQLEAICVQVQPGQMKETERPMPSLAPIQSKTITLSQSVGRNSSIPGLGIINPQIIRIQPVTGTEQQQQQLFLHSSSESPIQLLMQRPLPSHGSVSVNKIPTSKMLNGQKTTRATVSATRSPNTTMVAASSANTLIPCLEKKQKDDKLKKSLKVKTRSGRISRPPKYKAKDYKFIKMEDLADGHQSDSDDYSELSIEDDEEGKVKGKDALFSSSNYNLKPKTFKCQTCEKSYIGKGGLARHYKLNPGHGQLESSPQKIPLNKPNGSVFVDNACEIREEMISPAHLDSTAVTLNNENALATSLEETVGSKAGEQTSKSAESRQMLAEQQNETSSGHRGPITAKGPGRPRRPKRRGRPRMGGRSRCSGRLSRPGQSPSKSLSSVSAEHNVFRRKARLKELIQQCDNEDLMELALPRLTKLVTVYEFLLMKSSGEELLPSAKRTKLEDVMENVNNAYASQDEVKEKSGNLCTLFEKDGFNPLNGEILLSEDRHITCCAIGSTLPTAEEHNSLADSGVRNDAENSGTFSQTVKMRIEYSQPVNVQGPDMAGDASLLHTEVVLPVEADGSPQLVQAHFVSENTAGGLSAPELCSSVSENAVGSQSTNLPRSEENGHNQKYQKLQEENHNFAIKEHSEQLRNAGMTDEMQQLEKVFSTNTVPISYPHSVQTESHQNPVQEASLSAHVNHENSFKNPNEFSCGTEEQHVLENTVTVDETVAFEITDESHDFLSQGHEQIFIQTSDGLILPHPDTAVLSQAEGIVIVTDSNGTTMHIRTPEGIPLETVEALLAMEADGQSEDILLSQSELEP; this is encoded by the exons ATGGCGGCTCCTGAGGAGGGGGGCACCgaggcgccgccgcccccccctcctcccgctGAAGACGAGCCCCCCGgaggggcggccgccgcctgCGGGGTTCCCCTCAGCgtggcggcgggcagggccgcccGGCCAGCGGcggaggcggaggaggaggggggcggcgcgggcgcGGTAGGGCCCGtcggcccgccgccccccgcggaGGGCCCGGAGCTGCTGGCGGTGACGGAGGAGCTGGCGCAGAGCTTGGCCGCCCTGGaaggcggcgcggcggcggccggcacCGTCCTCTACCTGCAGGCGGACGGGAGCCTGGTGGAGGGCGCGGGGCTGAGCGCCGAGGAGCAGCGGcggctgctggagcagctgctggccgccgccgagggccCGGGGCCGGTGAcggcggagccgccgccgccccccccgccgcctcggCACGCCGCCACGCCGCTGGCCCCCGCGGAGCTCCAGCGGGTCATCGAGCAAGTGAGCAAggcccaggagcagcagaagcCGCCGGCGGTGGCAGCCGCCCCGCCGgagccctgcccggggccgccgccctCCCGCGGCGAGGGGCGTCCGCCGTCCCGGGACGCTGGCCCGTTGCCGCCGCAGGCctgcggggccgccccgccgctggCCAGCATCATGCACAACGCcgcccagcagctgcagagcgTGGCCCAGCGGGTCGCCCTGCAGCAGGGCAAGTCCATGGCGGCCGCCCGGCTCCTCCCGCAGAAG CAGCTGGAAGCCATTTGTGTCCAAGTTCAGCCAGGACAGATGAAGGAAACTGAAAGGCCAATGCCGTCATTGGCACCAATCCAGTCCAAAACTATAACGCTGAGTCAGTCGGTTGGTAGAAATTCTAGCATACCAGGACTTGGCATTATTAATCCCCAGATAATTAGGATACAGCCTGTTACAGgaactgagcagcagcagcagcagctattCCTGCATAGTTCTTCCGAGTCTCCAATTCAGTTGCTTATGCAGAGACCTTTACCATCTCATGGATCAGTGTCTGTGAACAAGATTCCCACATCTAAGATGCTAAATGGACAGAAAACTACACGTGCCACAGTATCTGCTACAAGGTCTCCAAATACTACCATGGTTGCAGCTAGTTCAGCAAATACTCTGATACCAtgccttgaaaaaaaacaaaaagatgacaagttaaaaaaatccttgaaagTGAAAACTCGTTCTGGACGGATTTCACGCCCCCCCAAATACAAAGCTAAAGAttataaattcattaaaatggAGGATTTGGCTGATGGTCATCAGTCTGATTCTGATGACTACTCTGAGCTAAGTATAGAAGATGATGAAGAAGGAAAGGTGAAGGGAAAGGATGCATTATTCAGTTCTTCAAATTATAATCTGAAACCCAAAACGTTTAAATGTCAGACTTGTGAAAAATCCTATATAGGAAAAGGAGGATTAGCAAGACATTATAAACTTAACCCAGGCCATGGACAGCTGGAGTCTTCACCtcaaaaaatacctttaaataaGCCTAATGGAAGTGTATTTGTGGACAATGCCTGTGAAATAAGAGAGGAAATGATAAGTCCAGCACATTTGGATTCAACTGCTGTCactttaaataatgaaaatgcacTAGCTACCAGTCTGGAAGAAACTGTTGGTTCGAAGGCTGGAGAACAG aCTTCTAAGtctgcagaaagcagacagATGTTGGCAgaacaacaaaatgaaaccagTTCAGGACACCGGGGACCCATAACGGCTAAAGGACCTGGAAGACCCAGACGACCAAAGAGACGTGGTCGACCAAGGATGGGTGGAAGATCTAGGTGTTCTGGAAGGCTTAGTAGACCTGGTCAGTCCCCTTCAAAGTCACTTAGTAGTGTGTCAGCAGAACACAAtgtattcagaagaaaagctagGTTAAAAGAG CTAATACAACAATGTGATAATGAAGACTTAATGGAGCTGGCTCTCCCACGTCTTACAAAGCTTGTTACAGTATATGAATTTCTGTTGATGAAG AGCTCAGGGGAGGAACTGTTGCCATCAGCCAAAAGGACCAAGTTAGAAGACGTAATGGAGAATGTGAATAATGCTTATGCCAGTCAAgatgaagtgaaagaaaagagtGGGAATTTGTGTACACTGTTTGAAAAAGATG GTTTTAATCCATTAAATGGAGAAATCCTGCTTTCAGAAGATAGGCATATCACTTGCTGTGCAATTGGAAGTACATTACCGACAGCAGAGGAACATAATTCACTTGCTGATTCAGGAGTTAGGAATGATGCTGAAAATTCAGGTACCTTCTCCCAGACTGTGAAAATGAGGATAGAGTATTCCCAACCTGTGAACGTACAGGGACCAGACATGGCAGGTGACGCATCTCTGCTACATACTGAAGTTGTATTGCCTGTTGAAGCAGATGGCTCACCTCAGTTAGTTCAAGCACACTTTGTGAGTGAGAATACAGCAGGTGGACTGTCAGCTCCTGAACTCTGCAGCTCTGTGTCAGAGAATGCAGTGGGCAGTCAGAGCACTAACTTACcaagaagtgaagaaaatggTCACAATCAAAAATACCAGAAactgcaagaagaaaaccatAATTTTGCAATTAAAGAACATTCTGAACAACTTCGTAATGCTGGTATGACTGATGAGATGCAGCAActtgaaaaagtgttttcaacaAACACTGTGCCAATAAGCTATCCGCACAGTGTTCAGACTGAGTCACATCAGAACCCTGTCCAGGAAGCCTCCTTGTCTGCTCATGTGAACCATGAAAACTCTTTTAAAAACCCCAATGAATTTTCTTGTGGCACAGAGGAACAACATGTGCTGGAGAATACAGTTACTGTAGATGAAACTGTGGCCTTTGAGATTACTGATGAGAGCCATGATTTTTTGTCTCAGGGAcatgaacagatttttattcagACTTCAGATGGGCTTATCCTGCCTCATCCAGACACTGCTGTTTTGTCTCAGGCAGAAGGTATTGTTATTGTAACTGATTCCAATGGTACTACAATGCACATTCGCACACCTGAGGGGATACCTTTGGAAACTGTGGAAGCACTACTGGCAATGGAAGCAGATGGCCAAAGTGAAGATATTTTGCTCTCGCAAAGTGAATTGGAGCCATAA
- the ZNF839 gene encoding zinc finger protein 839 isoform X2 produces the protein MAAPEEGGTEAPPPPPPPAEDEPPGGAAAACGVPLSVAAGRAARPAAEAEEEGGGAGAVGPVGPPPPAEGPELLAVTEELAQSLAALEGGAAAAGTVLYLQADGSLVEGAGLSAEEQRRLLEQLLAAAEGPGPVTAEPPPPPPPPRHAATPLAPAELQRVIEQVSKAQEQQKPPAVAAAPPEPCPGPPPSRGEGRPPSRDAGPLPPQACGAAPPLASIMHNAAQQLQSVAQRVALQQGKSMAAARLLPQKLEAICVQVQPGQMKETERPMPSLAPIQSKTITLSQSVGRNSSIPGLGIINPQIIRIQPVTGTEQQQQQLFLHSSSESPIQLLMQRPLPSHGSVSVNKIPTSKMLNGQKTTRATVSATRSPNTTMVAASSANTLIPCLEKKQKDDKLKKSLKVKTRSGRISRPPKYKAKDYKFIKMEDLADGHQSDSDDYSELSIEDDEEGKVKGKDALFSSSNYNLKPKTFKCQTCEKSYIGKGGLARHYKLNPGHGQLESSPQKIPLNKPNGSVFVDNACEIREEMISPAHLDSTAVTLNNENALATSLEETVGSKAGEQTSKSAESRQMLAEQQNETSSGHRGPITAKGPGRPRRPKRRGRPRMGGRSRCSGRLSRPGQSPSKSLSSVSAEHNVFRRKARLKELIQQCDNEDLMELALPRLTKLVTVYEFLLMKVEKGYPAKAYFPDVYREFEDLHNMVKKMAFDHLSNSDLLSCQQPVEIKDAKVAASLGITEILTGERKMQGVDSCSQCITKMVSEQVPVEILGQKRLAESSGEELLPSAKRTKLEDVMENVNNAYASQDEVKEKSGNLCTLFEKDGFNPLNGEILLSEDRHITCCAIGSTLPTAEEHNSLADSGVRNDAENSGTFSQTVKMRIEYSQPVNVQGPDMAGDASLLHTEVVLPVEADGSPQLVQAHFVSENTAGGLSAPELCSSVSENAVGSQSTNLPRSEENGHNQKYQKLQEENHNFAIKEHSEQLRNAGMTDEMQQLEKVFSTNTVPISYPHSVQTESHQNPVQEASLSAHVNHENSFKNPNEFSCGTEEQHVLENTVTVDETVAFEITDESHDFLSQGHEQIFIQTSDGLILPHPDTAVLSQAEGIVIVTDSNGTTMHIRTPEGIPLETVEALLAMEADGQSEDILLSQSELEP, from the exons ATGGCGGCTCCTGAGGAGGGGGGCACCgaggcgccgccgcccccccctcctcccgctGAAGACGAGCCCCCCGgaggggcggccgccgcctgCGGGGTTCCCCTCAGCgtggcggcgggcagggccgcccGGCCAGCGGcggaggcggaggaggaggggggcggcgcgggcgcGGTAGGGCCCGtcggcccgccgccccccgcggaGGGCCCGGAGCTGCTGGCGGTGACGGAGGAGCTGGCGCAGAGCTTGGCCGCCCTGGaaggcggcgcggcggcggccggcacCGTCCTCTACCTGCAGGCGGACGGGAGCCTGGTGGAGGGCGCGGGGCTGAGCGCCGAGGAGCAGCGGcggctgctggagcagctgctggccgccgccgagggccCGGGGCCGGTGAcggcggagccgccgccgccccccccgccgcctcggCACGCCGCCACGCCGCTGGCCCCCGCGGAGCTCCAGCGGGTCATCGAGCAAGTGAGCAAggcccaggagcagcagaagcCGCCGGCGGTGGCAGCCGCCCCGCCGgagccctgcccggggccgccgccctCCCGCGGCGAGGGGCGTCCGCCGTCCCGGGACGCTGGCCCGTTGCCGCCGCAGGCctgcggggccgccccgccgctggCCAGCATCATGCACAACGCcgcccagcagctgcagagcgTGGCCCAGCGGGTCGCCCTGCAGCAGGGCAAGTCCATGGCGGCCGCCCGGCTCCTCCCGCAGAAG CTGGAAGCCATTTGTGTCCAAGTTCAGCCAGGACAGATGAAGGAAACTGAAAGGCCAATGCCGTCATTGGCACCAATCCAGTCCAAAACTATAACGCTGAGTCAGTCGGTTGGTAGAAATTCTAGCATACCAGGACTTGGCATTATTAATCCCCAGATAATTAGGATACAGCCTGTTACAGgaactgagcagcagcagcagcagctattCCTGCATAGTTCTTCCGAGTCTCCAATTCAGTTGCTTATGCAGAGACCTTTACCATCTCATGGATCAGTGTCTGTGAACAAGATTCCCACATCTAAGATGCTAAATGGACAGAAAACTACACGTGCCACAGTATCTGCTACAAGGTCTCCAAATACTACCATGGTTGCAGCTAGTTCAGCAAATACTCTGATACCAtgccttgaaaaaaaacaaaaagatgacaagttaaaaaaatccttgaaagTGAAAACTCGTTCTGGACGGATTTCACGCCCCCCCAAATACAAAGCTAAAGAttataaattcattaaaatggAGGATTTGGCTGATGGTCATCAGTCTGATTCTGATGACTACTCTGAGCTAAGTATAGAAGATGATGAAGAAGGAAAGGTGAAGGGAAAGGATGCATTATTCAGTTCTTCAAATTATAATCTGAAACCCAAAACGTTTAAATGTCAGACTTGTGAAAAATCCTATATAGGAAAAGGAGGATTAGCAAGACATTATAAACTTAACCCAGGCCATGGACAGCTGGAGTCTTCACCtcaaaaaatacctttaaataaGCCTAATGGAAGTGTATTTGTGGACAATGCCTGTGAAATAAGAGAGGAAATGATAAGTCCAGCACATTTGGATTCAACTGCTGTCactttaaataatgaaaatgcacTAGCTACCAGTCTGGAAGAAACTGTTGGTTCGAAGGCTGGAGAACAG aCTTCTAAGtctgcagaaagcagacagATGTTGGCAgaacaacaaaatgaaaccagTTCAGGACACCGGGGACCCATAACGGCTAAAGGACCTGGAAGACCCAGACGACCAAAGAGACGTGGTCGACCAAGGATGGGTGGAAGATCTAGGTGTTCTGGAAGGCTTAGTAGACCTGGTCAGTCCCCTTCAAAGTCACTTAGTAGTGTGTCAGCAGAACACAAtgtattcagaagaaaagctagGTTAAAAGAG CTAATACAACAATGTGATAATGAAGACTTAATGGAGCTGGCTCTCCCACGTCTTACAAAGCTTGTTACAGTATATGAATTTCTGTTGATGAAG GTTGAAAAAGGGTATCCAGCCAAAGCTTACTTCCCAGATGTGTATAGGGAATTTGAAGACTTGCATAATATGGtaaagaaaatggcttttgatCACCTCAGTAATTCTGATTTGCTGAGTTGCCAGCAGCCTGTTGAAATAAAAGATGCTAAG gttGCTGCATCACTAGGAATTACAGAAATACTCACTGGAGAACGAAAGATGCAAGGTGTAGACTCTTGTTCACAGTGTATAACTAAAATGGTTAGTGAGCAAGTACCTGTGGAGATACTGGGACAAAAACGGTTAGCTGAG AGCTCAGGGGAGGAACTGTTGCCATCAGCCAAAAGGACCAAGTTAGAAGACGTAATGGAGAATGTGAATAATGCTTATGCCAGTCAAgatgaagtgaaagaaaagagtGGGAATTTGTGTACACTGTTTGAAAAAGATG GTTTTAATCCATTAAATGGAGAAATCCTGCTTTCAGAAGATAGGCATATCACTTGCTGTGCAATTGGAAGTACATTACCGACAGCAGAGGAACATAATTCACTTGCTGATTCAGGAGTTAGGAATGATGCTGAAAATTCAGGTACCTTCTCCCAGACTGTGAAAATGAGGATAGAGTATTCCCAACCTGTGAACGTACAGGGACCAGACATGGCAGGTGACGCATCTCTGCTACATACTGAAGTTGTATTGCCTGTTGAAGCAGATGGCTCACCTCAGTTAGTTCAAGCACACTTTGTGAGTGAGAATACAGCAGGTGGACTGTCAGCTCCTGAACTCTGCAGCTCTGTGTCAGAGAATGCAGTGGGCAGTCAGAGCACTAACTTACcaagaagtgaagaaaatggTCACAATCAAAAATACCAGAAactgcaagaagaaaaccatAATTTTGCAATTAAAGAACATTCTGAACAACTTCGTAATGCTGGTATGACTGATGAGATGCAGCAActtgaaaaagtgttttcaacaAACACTGTGCCAATAAGCTATCCGCACAGTGTTCAGACTGAGTCACATCAGAACCCTGTCCAGGAAGCCTCCTTGTCTGCTCATGTGAACCATGAAAACTCTTTTAAAAACCCCAATGAATTTTCTTGTGGCACAGAGGAACAACATGTGCTGGAGAATACAGTTACTGTAGATGAAACTGTGGCCTTTGAGATTACTGATGAGAGCCATGATTTTTTGTCTCAGGGAcatgaacagatttttattcagACTTCAGATGGGCTTATCCTGCCTCATCCAGACACTGCTGTTTTGTCTCAGGCAGAAGGTATTGTTATTGTAACTGATTCCAATGGTACTACAATGCACATTCGCACACCTGAGGGGATACCTTTGGAAACTGTGGAAGCACTACTGGCAATGGAAGCAGATGGCCAAAGTGAAGATATTTTGCTCTCGCAAAGTGAATTGGAGCCATAA